In the Longimicrobium sp. genome, one interval contains:
- a CDS encoding ATP-dependent metallopeptidase FtsH/Yme1/Tma family protein: MADEEKGTSKPQPPKLGRVTRTAGFWLVLVMVSILTVQLTSRRAEPVRDIAYSEFKAELKKGNVDS, from the coding sequence ATGGCAGACGAAGAAAAGGGCACTTCCAAGCCCCAGCCTCCCAAGCTGGGCCGCGTCACGCGCACCGCCGGGTTCTGGCTGGTGCTGGTGATGGTGTCCATCCTTACCGTTCAGCTCACCAGCCGCCGCGCCGAGCCGGTGCGCGACATCGCGTATTCCGAGTTCAAGGCCGAGCTCAAGAAGGGCAACGTCGACTCG